A portion of the Luxibacter massiliensis genome contains these proteins:
- a CDS encoding helix-turn-helix transcriptional regulator — MSLGNNLFKARKKKGVPQEYVAEKLGVSRQTISKWETGVSQTKGY; from the coding sequence ATGAGTTTAGGAAATAATTTGTTTAAGGCACGGAAGAAAAAAGGAGTGCCTCAGGAATATGTTGCAGAAAAACTAGGTGTAAGCCGTCAGACCATATCCAAATGGGAAACAGGCGTTTCCCAAACAAAAGGATATTAA